The Devosia sp. 1566 sequence ATAAATGCAGAAATTGGTGAGCAGCAGCTTGAGCAGCGAAATGCAGCGCCCGTCCGGCGCATAGGAGTGGCAAATGCCGTTTCCCTCGGTGGAGCCAATGCCGCCGCTGGCCTTGCTGTTGCGTTTCTCGGTGCCGCTGGAAGCGCAGGAGGCATCATATTTGGCGGCGTCCGACAACACGGCCAGCTTGCGCCGAAGGGTTAAAGCCGCCATCCACGTTCCTCATCTGTTCACGCCAGTCTTAACGCGCGAACCGAATAAAAGCACCGGCGAAAACCTGTTCTAGCCAGCTTGTGATCGCCTCCTCGCCCTGGAAACGATGGGGTTCCATTGTTCGCTCAGGCGCAACAACCCGTTATGGCGCCATGGGCTGACGGGATCGGGCAACTTCACCTATCTTGAGGGCAACGGCACCAAGGCTCGGCTGACGAGCATGTGCACTCCAAGGAGAACACCAATGGACCTTCAGCTTGGCGGCATCCACCACCTGACCGCAGTCACCGCCCAGGCGGCCAAGAACCTGCAGTTCTATACCCAGACGCTGGGCATGCGGCTGATCAAGAAGACCGTCAACCAGGACGACACCACTGCTTACCACCTGTTCTATGGTGACGGCGTGGCCTCGCCTGGCGCAGACCTGACCTTCTTTGATTTCGACGCCGCCCGCGAGCAGCGCGGCAACCACACTGTCAGCCGCACTGGCCTGCGCGTCGATAGCGAGGACAGCCTGCAATGGTGGAAAGAGCACCTGCAGGCGCAGGGCGTCGGCACCTCGGCCATCAAGGAACGCAACGGTCATACCTCGCTCGATTTCGAGGATTTCGAAGGCCAGCGCTTCCGCCTGGTGCTCGATCCCGCCAACAAGGTCGTGCCCTGGGCCAAGTCGCCCGTTCCTGCCGAGCGGCAGATCATCGGCCTTGGGCCGATCAGCCTTGCCGTGCCGCGCCTCGATCGCACCGAAGTGGTCCTGACGCAGGTGATGAACATGCGCAAGGTGCGCACCTATCCCGCTCGCGGGCGCAATGGGGAAACCCATGTGTTCGAGATGGGACCCGGAGGCCCCGCCGCCGAACTGCACGTGGTGGTTGACCCAAGTCTGCTCCCCGCACGGCCCGGTGCCGGCGGCGTGCACCATGTGGCCTTCCGCACGCCCGACCAGGACACGCTCCGGCAGTGGATCGCCCATGTCAACTCGTTCGGCATCCGCTCGAGCGGGGAAGTCGAGCGCTTCTACTTCACCTCGCTTTATTTCCGCGAGCCCAATGGCATTCTGTTCGAGATCGCGACGGACGTGCCCGGCTTTGCTGCTGACGAGCCCATGGAAACCTTGGGTGAAAGCCTGGCGCTCCCGCCCTTCCTCGAAAGCCGGCGGGCGAGCATCGAAGCGGGTCTCAAGCCCCTGGCCTAAGCCAACTGCAGCCCACAAGCTCTTCTCCCCGACTGGGGAGGAGAGCCTATCGGCGCGGCGCGTCACCAGGGCCTTAGCCAAAGCGCAGCGAAGGTGCTAAACCCGGCGCGCATCCCATGGGGTGCGCCCCCGTTGACCACTTTCAAAGGCAACTGCCATGCCCGTGCGAAAACTCAATTCCAGCCAGTGGGTGCTCGCCATTTTCATCGGGCTGGCCGTAATCACGGTGGCAGCGACGGTGTTCACCAATCTCGTGCAATGGCGCAACTACGACACGATCGAGGCCGAACAGAACATCGCCCCCGAAGACGCGATCCCCCTGCAAAAGGGCTTCACTGAGCCAGCGCCTGCCCCCGCCAACTAGGCGGCAAACACCGCCGGCACCGCTTCCGCGATGAACCCACCGCCCAGCACTTCGGACGTGGCGCTGTCATCGGCGTAGAACACGCAGGCCTGGCCGGGTGAAATGCCATATTCGCCGGCCACCAGCGTCACATAAACCGCGCCATCGCGCATCTGGATCACGGCCGGCTGCGGCCCGCGCGTCGAGCGCACCTTGACCTCAACCGGTGCACCATTGCCGGCTGCAGCTTCGGCCAGCGGCCGCGCCCCCAGCCAATTCACATCGCGCAACCGCACCGTATGGGTCTTGAGCGCCTCGCGCGGCCCCACAATGACGCGCCCGGTCTTGTGCTCGAGCTTGATCACATAAAGCGGCTCGGCGGCTGCCACGCCGAGGCCCTTGCGCTGCCCCACCGTATAATTGACGATTCCCGCATGGCGCCCCAGCACCCGGCCATCGAGATGGACGATCTCGCCTTGCGCCACCGCTTCGGGATGCATCTTGCGGATGATATCGGCATATTTGCCTTGCGGCACAAAGCAGATGTCCTGCGAATCGTGCTTGTCGGCAATCTCGAGCCCCATTTCGCGCGCGAGCTCGCGCACCGCAGCCTTGCTCATTCCCCCCAGCGGGAAGCGCAAAAAGTCGAGCTGCGCCTGGGTGGTCGCAAACAGGAAATAGGTCTGGTCACGGTCGCCATCGACCGGGCGGAACAGCTGCCGCCGCCCATCCTCGCCCAGCCGCGACTGCACATAATGGCCCGTCGCCAGCACATCGGCGCCAAGATCCTTGGCTACTTCCAGCAGGTCGACGAACTTGACCGACTGGTTGCAGGCAATGCAGGGCACCGGGGTTTCCCCCTGCTGATAGGCATTGGCGAACGGCGCAATCACCGAGCGCTGGAAGCGCTCTTCATAATCCAGCACGTAATGGGGAATATCGAGTGCCGCCGCCACCCGGCGGGCATCATGGATGTCCTG is a genomic window containing:
- a CDS encoding ring-cleaving dioxygenase, with translation MDLQLGGIHHLTAVTAQAAKNLQFYTQTLGMRLIKKTVNQDDTTAYHLFYGDGVASPGADLTFFDFDAAREQRGNHTVSRTGLRVDSEDSLQWWKEHLQAQGVGTSAIKERNGHTSLDFEDFEGQRFRLVLDPANKVVPWAKSPVPAERQIIGLGPISLAVPRLDRTEVVLTQVMNMRKVRTYPARGRNGETHVFEMGPGGPAAELHVVVDPSLLPARPGAGGVHHVAFRTPDQDTLRQWIAHVNSFGIRSSGEVERFYFTSLYFREPNGILFEIATDVPGFAADEPMETLGESLALPPFLESRRASIEAGLKPLA
- the mnmA gene encoding tRNA 2-thiouridine(34) synthase MnmA gives rise to the protein MLNSLDIAKRPQDTRVVVAMSGGVDSSVVAGLLARQGYDVVGVTLQLYDHGEATHRKGACCAGQDIHDARRVAAALDIPHYVLDYEERFQRSVIAPFANAYQQGETPVPCIACNQSVKFVDLLEVAKDLGADVLATGHYVQSRLGEDGRRQLFRPVDGDRDQTYFLFATTQAQLDFLRFPLGGMSKAAVRELAREMGLEIADKHDSQDICFVPQGKYADIIRKMHPEAVAQGEIVHLDGRVLGRHAGIVNYTVGQRKGLGVAAAEPLYVIKLEHKTGRVIVGPREALKTHTVRLRDVNWLGARPLAEAAAGNGAPVEVKVRSTRGPQPAVIQMRDGAVYVTLVAGEYGISPGQACVFYADDSATSEVLGGGFIAEAVPAVFAA